AATCCTGGAAGTCCATCGAGAAATCTTCTCAGACTCAAGAGAGTTATTGAGGTTCTGAAAGTTTTGTTTGAGATGATTTTAGATACAGATTTCGATGATCAGTAAGCTCTTAATTCTATATATTAACAGCAAACTTTTCATGTGCCTGCCTTAGTGATGTAAATTCGTCTGTGAAACATTAATTACATGAGTACCGCTGCTTGCAGGGGAGATAATTCAATGGACTCCCAAGGATGGGAAGCTTACTCAATAGTTTTTGGTAAACAACATGAACCTGGCTTAAAGACTAAAGTATTAAGATTCCTACCCAAAATTCCCTCCAAGGCGCAGTTCCTTGTTAACTTAGAGGAAAATGGTAAGTATTATCATGAAGTTCAGATACCCTTTGAATTTTTCTCTAAACTTTTTTCTCATGTACAAACATAATATATCTCACAAACACTTCCATAGGCCAAATTAATTTTACTAACTACGAGTGTTAAGTTCATATTTTTTTATGAGAGATCAACTTAGCATAATTCATTAGGGCCTCGGCTGAATCATTCAGATTAtgacatttatttatttatatgttattttattttgacAGTGGAATCATGCGCAGCTAATCTGAGAACCATTGTTGAGGCAGCACCTGTTATCACCAATAACATTAATGGATTATACAATTCAATGGGACTCGATTTAAACCTGTGAAAATTTAAGTGGGAGACAACATTTCAACGACCCTCTTACGATATTATCAATGCTGTTTTATGTATCGTTGATTAAATATTGGATAATTACGTCATCTAAGTACTGCTTTTCAGTATGTGCCTTGGTTGCTTCTTGAGTGTGTTTGTGGACTTTTTTTTGGTATTGCGTTTGTTGTATGTCGTCGTTGATTATCTTTTCATTATGCTTCTATTTCCGTTGCTTCCGTGTTATTATCATAACCGTTGGTGGTCATGTTAAAAGATAGCTTTTATAACACAACAAAAATGGAGGCCTCTCGGGACGGCCAAATAGCATCCCAACAGGCCAAAAGCCGTCCCAAAAAGGTCTTAGTGACGGTTTTGTTACGTCCACTGTTCTACCATCACTAATATTTCAGGCGAACAAAGTTGTCCAACATTTGGAAGGGCTCACTGTCAGGATTCCACTCTAGGATCAGTGTTGGAGAACTATTGCATCTCAGAATTATCTTGTAATTAAGTGAAAATTCTAGTAAGCTCTTCCTGATTCGCCCTGGGACTCCTTTTATAGAATAGCAAATTGAATCAATTAAAACTGTTTCTATTTGGATGATCTTAAGAGGTGTTCCTTTACATCTCTGGAATGCTACTGGTTTTTCAAAGATTGCTAGTCTTGTGGGGAAACTTATCATGACAGATGCCCCAACTGCAATGAAGACAAGAATGTCTTTTGCAAGAATCTGTGTAGAGATTGATGCTGAGCGTAAATATCCAACAAAGCTGCCTTTCCGAATAGATGATAAGAAGTATAAAGTGAGAGCAGAATACTCCTGGAAACCATCCTCATGTTGTCATTGTAAAAGCTTTGGTCATTTGAGTCATAATTGCGGCTCTAACTCAAAGCCTAAGCATACAAAAAACCGGGTTCATATGCCTATTGCACCTTCAACGGCAGGTGAACCAAATCCTATTATGAATGAAACATCTCAAGATTATGAAATTAGAGTAGAAGATGGTAATGTAGATGGAGGGAAAATGTCTATGGCAATTCTGGCTCCTAAGGTAACAACTGAAACAGAAGTAGTGGCGAGTCAGAGTCGGTTGGATGCAGTTGATTCTACAAAGCAGTGGACAACCTACACCAATAGAAAGAAGATTGCAGGTAGAAAGCAAGATACAATGCAAGTTCCTACTTGCAGCCCAAATTCTTTTGAAGCTTTGTCTGAAGAATATGAAAGTGTAAGGGAAGAAGATATACCAAACAACATCTTTAATTCTGAACTGCCTTTTGCAAAGTGAGAATGAAATTGGGATGGAAGAACTTGCTATACAAGATACTAATGAATCTGAGAAGGTACATGGGGAGGAAAGTTCTTTGAAAGATAAATCTATCATGGATGATAACTTGGAAAAATCAATACAAGAAGATGAACTTAACAAGGATAATCAAGTGAATGTGGAGGACTGTGATCACTCTAGTGAGGCATCGGAATATGAAAAAGATGTGGAGGAGACAAGGGTGGAGAAAATGAAGCTTCTAGAGGATGTTTCTCATTATAAGCAAATGAATAGAGAACAACACTTAAAAAAGATGAAGAATTTTAGTAACCTTCTCGGTATATCTCAAGGAGGAAAAGAAAATGCAGTGGAGAACATTCTTGAAGGTATAGTGGATAGGCACAGATCTACAAAcgctgaaaaggaaattgccaagcTTGCTTGGAATGGAGTTACTAGCAATGAGAAATTGGGGCGTGTAAAAAGAACCCCTATCAAGAAGAAGTACTAGATGTTCTTCTAGTGTGTTTGTGAATGTTTTTATGGCTGCCGAAGGTGTAGGCTTTTCTTTATCTTTTAGGTCTGAGGTTGGTTTTTTGTAACCTCTCTTGTTGCTGCACTGTTTGATGCATTCCTTTgttgtatctttttttttctttttaataaaattttaaccttttaagtcaaaaaaaaaaaaaattaagtgaaaATTATAAACTCAATATTCATTCAGGTGTCTCATTTTGGAACGACACAAGGTCAGGTGATAATCCACTTGCAGTTACCTTCCCTAGTTTACACAAGATTGTCATAAACAAGAACTCAAAACTTGCTGATATGGTCTCTCCGGAAGCCATCCGGAGGTTTGATTTCAAAAGAGTTTTGATGGAAACTAATCAGCTGGCTGCGCTGTTGTTTTAGATAGTGAGGCCCAAAAGTGGCCCCTCTGCTCACTTGGTTCATAAAGAACCACTGAAAAGAGAGAGATACCTTGCACAGAATCCCTGTCTTCGATAGGCAAAAATTATTGGGGTTGTACTGTAAGCCTTCTTAGACAAGAGCTCCGTCAAATGAAATGGCATATGATTGTTGGGTATaggtgaaatatatatatatcattttcTTTCCC
This Papaver somniferum cultivar HN1 unplaced genomic scaffold, ASM357369v1 unplaced-scaffold_84, whole genome shotgun sequence DNA region includes the following protein-coding sequences:
- the LOC113345809 gene encoding accelerated cell death 11-like, with product MAPTLLRKMSVAFRDLAATVNQGMEMEVRPFAQACSYIASLVEHLGPHFRFAVADFAPKVANINAASESFRSLKSMLEADIERNNVQNPGSPSRNLLRLKRVIEVLKVLFEMILDTDFDDQGDNSMDSQGWEAYSIVFGKQHEPGLKTKVLRFLPKIPSKAQFLVNLEENVESCAANLRTIVEAAPVITNNINGLYNSMGLDLNL
- the LOC113345910 gene encoding uncharacterized protein LOC113345910, producing the protein MILRGVPLHLWNATGFSKIASLVGKLIMTDAPTAMKTRMSFARICVEIDAERKYPTKLPFRIDDKKYKVRAEYSWKPSSCCHCKSFGHLSHNCGSNSKPKHTKNRVHMPIAPSTAGEPNPIMNETSQDYEIRVEDGNVDGGKMSMAILAPKVTTETEVVASQSRLDAVDSTKQWTTYTNRKKIAGRKQDTMQVPTCSPNSFEALSEEYESVREEDIPNNIFNSELPFAK